AGAGATAGATATGTTCAACGTTGTTCGTCGGAGTCAAATGGTTGGATTAATGGCAATGGATGGCAGCACAGCTACTCGGCTTGGTGGTGTTGAAGAAGTTTGGATAGACGATCGTGGACGAGTCGTTTGCTTTGCCAGTAGCGCTGGTTATACCCCTCTAGAGCAAGTATCCATCGTGGGGCCAGATGCCGTCCTTACCTACTCTAGCCTGGTAATGGAACCGCCAACATCACTACGTCGGTTGTATCGTATGGC
Above is a genomic segment from Cyanobacteriota bacterium containing:
- a CDS encoding photosystem reaction center subunit H translates to MFNVVRRSQMVGLMAMDGSTATRLGGVEEVWIDDRGRVVCFASSAGYTPLEQVSIVGPDAVLTYSSLVMEPPTSLRRLYRMA